Proteins encoded within one genomic window of Microbacterium soli:
- a CDS encoding phosphoenolpyruvate carboxylase, which yields MPLEPTNTEAIRVISRFEASNGIPESMRADVRMLGGLLGQVLRESGTPGLFEDVERLRLATIQAADADDDAFARAASIADSFTIERADEVARAFTCYFHLVNLAEEHQRVRVLRERAGRTSDAGGAERMPDTVAAAFDRLRREVGDDDARKRLAELRFHPVFTAHPTEARRRAVSGSIRRLSELLAQNDAASRGGAEQKRARRRMLEEIDTLWRTAPLRAQKPSPTDEVRTVMGVFDETLFTTIPHVYRRIDDALRGDDAGSTAPLVPAFVRVGSWVGGDRDGNPYVTADLTREAADIAAEHVLRGLESALDRIGRTLTLDAQGTPPSAEVEALWAAFTAAQPELAAEIAKRSPDEPHRRVVLSLAHRVQATRTGSDDAYAAPEELLADLRAVQDSLAGSGATRHAFGGVQHLIWQVETYGFHLAELEVRQHSQVHAEALAELEAGGELSERTQEVLEVFRAVADIQRRYGLRAAGRYVVSFTRSADDLAAVHRLAAHALGDDAPVLDVVPLFETFADLQAAPDILAEVVRLPEFRERLEATGNRLEVMLGYSDSSKDVGPVAATLALYDAQRAIAQWAVDAGIRLTLFHGRGGALGRGGGPANSAILAQPPHSVDGRFKLTEQGEVIFARYGEPVIAMRHIEQVAAATLMASAPSVEKRTSGAAERFAPIAGVLDAVSRERFFSLVHADGFAPWFATVTPMEEIGLLALGSRPARRGLSVESLEDLRAIPWVFSWTQARINLAGWFGLGSALDAVGDEEALREAYREWPLLHTMIDNVAMSLAKTDERIAREYLALGDREDLATIVLDELRLTRDWVIRLTGGERLLQNKPILQRAVQLRTPYVDALSLLQLRALRGLRTTATTQPVRKPDLQRLLLLTVSGVAAGLQNTG from the coding sequence ATGCCCCTCGAACCGACGAACACCGAAGCCATCCGCGTCATCTCCCGCTTCGAGGCGTCCAACGGCATTCCCGAGAGCATGCGGGCGGACGTGCGCATGCTCGGCGGACTGCTGGGACAGGTGCTGCGCGAGTCCGGGACGCCCGGGCTCTTCGAGGACGTGGAACGGCTCCGTCTGGCGACGATACAGGCGGCGGATGCCGACGACGACGCGTTCGCGCGCGCCGCGTCCATCGCGGACTCGTTCACCATCGAGCGCGCCGACGAGGTGGCGCGGGCCTTCACGTGCTACTTCCACCTGGTCAACCTCGCCGAGGAGCACCAGCGCGTGCGGGTGCTGCGCGAGCGCGCCGGCCGCACGAGCGATGCGGGAGGGGCGGAGCGGATGCCCGACACCGTCGCAGCCGCCTTCGACCGACTGCGGCGGGAGGTGGGTGATGACGATGCCAGGAAGCGCCTGGCCGAGCTGCGCTTCCACCCCGTCTTCACCGCCCACCCGACCGAGGCGCGCCGCCGTGCGGTGTCCGGCAGCATCCGCCGGCTCTCCGAACTGCTCGCGCAGAACGATGCCGCGAGCCGCGGGGGCGCCGAGCAGAAGCGCGCGCGGCGTCGCATGCTCGAGGAGATCGACACGCTGTGGCGCACGGCACCGCTGCGCGCGCAGAAGCCCTCCCCCACCGACGAGGTGCGCACCGTGATGGGCGTGTTCGACGAGACGCTCTTCACCACGATCCCGCACGTGTACCGTCGCATCGACGACGCCCTGCGCGGCGACGACGCCGGCAGCACCGCACCGCTGGTCCCCGCGTTCGTCCGCGTCGGATCGTGGGTCGGCGGCGACCGGGACGGCAACCCGTACGTGACGGCCGATCTCACGAGGGAAGCCGCGGACATCGCCGCCGAGCACGTGCTGCGCGGGTTGGAGAGCGCCCTCGACCGGATCGGCCGCACCCTCACCCTCGACGCTCAGGGCACACCTCCCAGCGCCGAGGTCGAGGCGCTGTGGGCCGCATTCACCGCTGCGCAGCCCGAGCTCGCGGCCGAGATCGCCAAGCGCTCGCCCGACGAACCGCATCGTCGTGTCGTGCTCTCGCTCGCGCATCGCGTCCAGGCGACCCGCACCGGCTCGGACGACGCGTACGCCGCCCCGGAGGAGCTCCTCGCCGACCTGCGCGCCGTGCAGGACTCGCTGGCGGGCTCGGGCGCCACCCGCCACGCGTTCGGCGGCGTGCAGCACCTGATCTGGCAGGTGGAGACCTACGGCTTCCACCTCGCCGAACTCGAGGTGCGTCAGCACTCGCAGGTGCACGCGGAGGCACTGGCGGAGCTGGAGGCGGGCGGCGAACTCAGCGAGCGCACCCAGGAGGTGCTCGAGGTGTTCCGCGCGGTCGCCGACATCCAGCGCCGCTACGGGTTGCGGGCCGCCGGTCGCTACGTGGTGTCCTTCACCCGATCGGCCGACGATCTGGCCGCCGTGCACAGGCTGGCCGCCCACGCCCTCGGCGACGACGCCCCCGTGCTCGACGTGGTCCCGCTGTTCGAGACCTTCGCAGACCTGCAGGCCGCCCCCGACATCCTCGCCGAGGTCGTGCGGCTGCCGGAGTTCCGCGAGCGACTGGAGGCCACCGGCAACCGCCTGGAGGTCATGCTCGGCTACTCCGACTCCTCCAAGGACGTCGGCCCCGTGGCGGCGACCCTCGCCCTGTACGACGCGCAGCGCGCCATCGCCCAATGGGCGGTGGATGCCGGCATCCGTCTCACCCTGTTCCACGGCCGCGGCGGCGCCCTCGGCCGCGGGGGCGGACCGGCGAACTCCGCCATCCTCGCGCAGCCGCCGCACTCCGTCGACGGACGCTTCAAGCTCACCGAGCAGGGCGAGGTCATCTTCGCCCGCTACGGAGAGCCGGTCATCGCGATGAGGCACATCGAGCAGGTCGCCGCCGCCACGCTGATGGCATCCGCTCCCTCCGTGGAGAAGCGCACGAGCGGCGCGGCGGAGCGATTCGCTCCGATCGCGGGCGTCCTGGACGCCGTCTCGCGCGAGCGGTTCTTCTCGCTCGTGCACGCGGACGGCTTCGCGCCCTGGTTCGCGACCGTGACCCCCATGGAGGAGATCGGCCTGCTGGCCCTCGGCTCGCGTCCGGCACGGCGCGGCCTGTCGGTGGAGTCGCTCGAGGACCTGCGTGCGATCCCCTGGGTGTTCTCCTGGACGCAGGCGCGCATCAACCTCGCCGGCTGGTTCGGCCTGGGCTCCGCCCTGGACGCCGTCGGCGACGAGGAGGCGCTGCGCGAGGCCTACCGCGAATGGCCGCTGCTGCACACCATGATCGACAACGTGGCGATGAGCCTGGCCAAGACCGACGAGCGCATCGCCCGCGAGTACCTCGCCCTCGGCGACCGCGAGGATCTCGCCACCATCGTGCTCGACGAGCTGCGGCTCACCCGGGACTGGGTCATCCGGCTCACCGGCGGGGAGCGCCTGCTGCAGAACAAGCCGATCCTGCAGCGCGCCGTCCAGCTGCGCACCCCGTACGTCGACGCGCTCTCGCTGCTGCAGCTGAGGGCGCTGCGCGGCCTGCGCACGACGGCGACCACGCAGCCCGTGCGGAAGCCGGATCTGCAGCGACTGCTGCTGCTGACCGTCAGCGGCGTGGCCGCCGGGCTGCAGAACACGGGGTGA
- a CDS encoding APC family permease, with amino-acid sequence MPLARRLTLTDAVSIGLGSMIGAGVFAVWAPALGAAGSGILLALALAAVVAFCNATSSAQLAAVHPVSGGTYSYARAEIGPWAGFAAGWCFVIGKVASCAAMAMTFAAYAAPEGWRVPVAALAVAALAAVNCFGVTRTALLTRILVVVSLLGLAVVVAAGVSSAPGASPAPLPDATVYGVLQGAGLLFFAFAGYARIATMGEEVADPARSIPRAIVLALGGAIVVYALVGLSVMLVLGSDATGSAHPVADVVAAAGWTWAGPVVRIAAATASLGALLALLTGIGRTTLAMAREADLPRWLSAVDARWQVPRRAEITIGVIVIVVVLIADLRGAIGFSSFGVLLYYLLANASAFRQGADARRFPKTLQVLGALGCLVLVSTLPPVASLIGSLVVLCGLAYRMLRLRLTRTR; translated from the coding sequence ATGCCCCTCGCCCGCCGCCTCACCCTGACGGACGCCGTCTCCATCGGTCTCGGATCCATGATCGGAGCCGGCGTGTTCGCCGTGTGGGCTCCCGCCCTGGGTGCCGCCGGGTCCGGGATCCTCCTCGCCCTCGCCCTCGCCGCGGTCGTCGCGTTCTGCAACGCCACCTCGTCCGCGCAGCTCGCGGCCGTGCATCCGGTGTCCGGCGGCACCTACTCCTATGCCCGGGCGGAGATCGGCCCCTGGGCGGGGTTCGCGGCCGGGTGGTGCTTCGTGATCGGCAAGGTCGCCAGCTGCGCGGCCATGGCGATGACCTTCGCCGCCTACGCGGCGCCGGAGGGGTGGCGCGTCCCCGTCGCCGCCCTCGCCGTGGCCGCCCTCGCGGCCGTGAACTGCTTCGGCGTGACGCGGACGGCGCTGCTCACCCGCATCCTCGTCGTCGTCTCGCTGCTGGGTCTGGCCGTCGTCGTGGCAGCCGGCGTCTCCTCCGCCCCCGGGGCCTCCCCCGCTCCCCTGCCCGACGCCACCGTCTACGGGGTGCTGCAGGGGGCCGGGCTGCTGTTCTTCGCTTTCGCCGGATACGCGAGGATCGCGACGATGGGCGAGGAGGTCGCCGACCCCGCCCGCAGCATCCCGCGCGCGATCGTCCTCGCGCTCGGCGGCGCGATCGTGGTGTACGCGCTGGTCGGCCTGTCGGTCATGCTCGTGCTGGGATCGGATGCCACCGGCAGCGCGCACCCGGTCGCCGATGTCGTCGCCGCGGCCGGCTGGACCTGGGCGGGCCCGGTCGTGCGGATCGCCGCCGCCACCGCATCCCTGGGGGCGCTGCTCGCACTGCTGACGGGGATCGGACGCACCACCCTCGCGATGGCGCGCGAGGCGGATCTCCCCCGCTGGCTGTCGGCGGTCGACGCCCGTTGGCAGGTGCCCCGCCGCGCCGAGATCACGATCGGGGTCATCGTCATCGTCGTCGTGCTCATCGCCGATCTGCGCGGCGCGATCGGCTTCTCGTCGTTCGGCGTGCTGCTGTACTACCTGCTGGCCAACGCCTCCGCCTTCCGACAGGGCGCCGACGCGCGGCGGTTCCCGAAGACACTGCAGGTGCTCGGCGCACTGGGATGCCTCGTGCTGGTGAGCACGCTGCCACCCGTGGCCTCGCTCATCGGCTCGCTGGTCGTGCTGTGCGGCCTCGCGTACCGGATGCTGAGACTGCGCCTCACACGCACCCGCTGA
- the gdhA gene encoding NADP-specific glutamate dehydrogenase encodes MTDTTADFHPLSAAAQPVFDTVRALNPNEPEFHQAVHEVLHSIGPVLERHPEYTENGVLERLIEPERQIIFRVPWKDDDGKLHVNRGYRVQYNSALGPYKGGLRFHPTVNISIMKFLGFEQIFKNALTGQGIGGAKGGANFDPHGRSEAEIMRFCQSFMNELFRHIGEHTDVPAGDIGVGSREIGYMFGMYRKITNRHESGILTGKGIGWGGAQVRTEATGYGAVFFVQSMLAVHGETLEGRRVAVSGSGNVALYAIEKAQQLGARAVTASDSSGYVLDDAGIDLGLLRQIKEVERGRIVEYAKRRPGARFVEKGNVWEVPVDIAVPSATQNELSLESAQMLIANGVRAVAEGANMPSTPEAVGAFQESDVLFAPGKAANAGGVATSALEMSQNASRQRWNFASSEQKLRDIMSDIHDSAFRAAESYGTPGDYVAGANIVGFERVADAMLAQGVI; translated from the coding sequence GTGACCGATACCACTGCCGACTTCCATCCGCTCAGCGCCGCCGCACAGCCCGTCTTCGACACTGTGCGCGCCCTCAACCCGAACGAGCCGGAGTTCCACCAGGCGGTGCACGAAGTGCTCCACTCCATCGGGCCGGTCCTCGAGCGCCACCCCGAATACACCGAGAACGGCGTGCTGGAACGTCTCATCGAGCCCGAGCGGCAGATCATCTTCCGCGTGCCGTGGAAGGACGACGACGGCAAGCTGCACGTCAACCGCGGCTACCGCGTGCAGTACAACTCCGCACTCGGTCCGTACAAGGGCGGTCTGCGCTTCCACCCCACCGTCAACATCTCGATCATGAAGTTCCTCGGCTTCGAGCAGATCTTCAAGAACGCGCTGACCGGCCAGGGCATCGGCGGCGCCAAGGGCGGGGCCAACTTCGACCCGCACGGGCGCAGCGAGGCGGAGATCATGCGCTTCTGTCAGTCGTTCATGAACGAACTCTTCCGTCACATCGGAGAGCACACCGACGTCCCCGCCGGAGACATCGGCGTGGGCAGCCGTGAGATCGGCTACATGTTCGGCATGTACCGCAAGATCACGAACCGCCACGAGTCCGGCATCCTCACCGGCAAGGGCATCGGCTGGGGCGGGGCGCAGGTGCGCACCGAGGCGACCGGCTACGGCGCCGTGTTCTTCGTGCAGTCCATGCTGGCCGTCCACGGCGAGACGCTGGAGGGCAGGCGCGTGGCGGTCTCCGGCTCGGGGAACGTCGCCCTGTACGCCATCGAGAAGGCGCAGCAGCTGGGCGCCCGTGCGGTCACCGCATCGGACTCCTCCGGCTACGTGCTCGACGATGCCGGCATCGACCTGGGCCTGCTGCGTCAGATCAAGGAGGTCGAGCGCGGGCGCATCGTCGAGTATGCGAAGCGCCGCCCTGGTGCGCGCTTCGTGGAGAAGGGCAACGTCTGGGAAGTGCCGGTGGACATCGCCGTGCCGTCCGCCACGCAGAACGAGCTGAGCCTGGAGTCCGCGCAGATGCTCATCGCCAACGGCGTGCGCGCCGTCGCCGAGGGCGCCAACATGCCCTCCACCCCCGAGGCCGTCGGTGCGTTCCAGGAGTCGGACGTGCTGTTCGCCCCCGGCAAGGCCGCCAACGCGGGGGGTGTGGCGACCTCCGCGCTGGAGATGAGCCAGAACGCCTCGCGTCAGCGCTGGAACTTCGCCAGCAGCGAGCAGAAGCTCCGCGACATCATGTCGGACATCCACGATTCGGCCTTCCGCGCCGCCGAGAGTTACGGAACCCCCGGCGACTACGTCGCGGGGGCGAACATCGTCGGCTTCGAGCGCGTGGCCGATGCGATGCTCGCGCAGGGCGTCATCTGA
- a CDS encoding GntR family transcriptional regulator, with amino-acid sequence MLIRIDPESPAALFDQVAASVRADVLAGRLVPGDRLPSAREVAASVDINVHTVLRAYQQLRDEGLIDLRRGRGAVIAASAAPLADLAGDLADLVRRADELGISPTTLASLLKESSHDG; translated from the coding sequence ATGCTCATCCGAATCGACCCCGAGAGTCCTGCAGCGCTGTTCGATCAGGTGGCCGCCTCCGTACGCGCCGATGTCCTCGCCGGCCGACTCGTGCCCGGTGACCGGCTGCCCTCGGCGCGCGAGGTCGCCGCATCGGTCGACATCAACGTGCACACGGTCCTGCGCGCCTATCAGCAGCTGCGCGACGAGGGCCTGATCGATCTGCGACGCGGTCGTGGCGCGGTGATCGCCGCATCCGCGGCACCCCTGGCCGACCTCGCCGGCGACCTCGCCGACCTCGTCCGCCGTGCCGATGAGCTCGGCATCTCCCCGACCACCCTCGCCTCCCTCCTGAAGGAGTCCTCGCATGACGGATGA
- a CDS encoding gamma carbonic anhydrase family protein, with protein MMYEHLGARPRIHDSAVVAPTAVISGDVEIGPHCQVLHGAVITAEGGPIVLGEHVIVMENALIRATAADAVRIGAHTLVGTLASIAGATVGEEAFFASGARVFNGARLGPHCEIRVNAIVQRRAVLPEGTVVPIGWVAAGDPVRMLSPDQAEEIAAAMPELDFPGHVFGVDRDTPDLMIQLTERYASSLARHADDREV; from the coding sequence ATGATGTACGAGCACCTCGGGGCTCGGCCCCGCATCCACGACAGCGCCGTCGTCGCACCGACCGCTGTGATCTCCGGGGATGTCGAGATCGGACCGCACTGCCAGGTGCTGCACGGCGCCGTGATCACCGCCGAGGGCGGACCGATCGTCCTGGGCGAGCACGTCATCGTGATGGAGAACGCGCTCATCCGCGCGACAGCCGCCGACGCCGTTCGCATCGGGGCGCACACGCTGGTCGGAACGCTGGCCAGCATCGCCGGGGCGACGGTCGGGGAGGAGGCGTTCTTCGCGTCCGGCGCGCGGGTGTTCAACGGCGCGCGACTCGGTCCGCACTGCGAGATCCGTGTGAACGCGATCGTGCAGCGACGGGCCGTGCTGCCGGAGGGCACGGTCGTGCCGATCGGCTGGGTGGCCGCCGGCGACCCCGTGCGGATGCTCTCGCCCGATCAGGCCGAGGAGATCGCCGCGGCCATGCCGGAACTGGACTTCCCCGGCCACGTGTTCGGCGTGGACCGGGACACCCCCGACCTCATGATCCAGCTCACCGAGCGCTACGCGAGCTCATTGGCCCGGCACGCCGACGACCGCGAGGTCTGA
- a CDS encoding Na+/H+ antiporter NhaA, which produces MRITANPLRGQQFPAALLLAAAALGLLLANVPTHDAIAQVLEARMAVPGTALDLTVSEWVADGLLAIFFLVVAIELRHELTHGELNSLRKAVQPAIAAGGGVLVPILIYLLIAGPASPTAAVTTVGWPIPTATDIAFALGVLAMFGRGLPSAVRVFLLALAILDDIIGIVFIAVLFAHDVDWLMLALAVLAVAVFAVLSRVLARTGSSGLAVLMGVIGIIAWGLMAVSGIHATIAGVLLGLFMSPVPAERTRHALEPTVNGVILPIFAFVAAFVVIPQVAAGDLSPAFWGILIALPVGKIVGITLFGWLSLQLRPRGTAPALAFPDLLAASVLGGIGFTVSLLLAGLAFESDAAVRDEAILGVLGGSLIALILSGIIVSLRARHHRAVAAAHG; this is translated from the coding sequence ATGCGCATCACGGCCAATCCTCTTCGCGGCCAGCAGTTCCCTGCGGCGCTGCTGCTGGCGGCCGCGGCGCTCGGACTGCTGCTGGCGAACGTGCCGACGCACGACGCGATCGCGCAGGTGCTGGAGGCCCGCATGGCCGTCCCCGGCACGGCCCTGGATCTGACCGTGTCGGAATGGGTGGCCGACGGGCTGCTGGCGATCTTCTTCCTCGTGGTCGCGATCGAGCTGCGCCACGAGCTCACCCACGGCGAGCTGAACTCGCTCCGCAAGGCCGTGCAGCCGGCCATCGCCGCCGGCGGCGGCGTGCTCGTGCCGATCCTCATCTACCTGCTCATCGCCGGACCGGCATCCCCCACCGCCGCGGTGACCACGGTCGGGTGGCCGATCCCCACGGCCACCGACATCGCCTTCGCCCTCGGCGTGCTGGCCATGTTCGGCCGGGGGCTGCCGAGCGCCGTGCGGGTGTTCCTGCTGGCGCTCGCGATCCTGGACGACATCATCGGCATCGTCTTCATCGCCGTGCTGTTCGCGCACGACGTGGACTGGCTGATGCTCGCGCTCGCCGTGCTCGCCGTCGCGGTCTTCGCCGTGCTGAGCCGTGTGCTGGCGAGAACCGGCTCGTCGGGACTCGCCGTGCTCATGGGCGTGATCGGCATCATCGCCTGGGGGCTGATGGCGGTCTCGGGCATCCATGCCACCATCGCCGGAGTGCTGCTGGGGCTGTTCATGTCGCCGGTCCCCGCCGAGCGAACCCGGCACGCGCTGGAGCCCACCGTGAACGGCGTCATCCTGCCGATCTTCGCCTTCGTGGCGGCATTCGTCGTGATCCCGCAGGTCGCCGCGGGCGACCTCTCCCCGGCGTTCTGGGGCATCCTCATCGCACTGCCGGTGGGCAAGATCGTCGGCATCACGCTGTTCGGGTGGCTGAGCCTGCAGCTGCGTCCACGGGGGACCGCCCCTGCCCTGGCGTTCCCCGATCTGCTCGCGGCGAGCGTGCTGGGCGGGATCGGGTTCACGGTGTCGCTGCTGCTGGCGGGTCTGGCCTTCGAGAGCGACGCCGCCGTCCGCGACGAGGCGATCCTCGGCGTGCTCGGCGGCTCGCTGATCGCCCTGATCCTGTCCGGGATCATCGTGTCGTTGCGCGCCCGGCACCACCGGGCGGTGGCAGCGGCGCACGGCTGA
- a CDS encoding histidine--tRNA ligase, producing MRDFLPADKARRERVLAVIRDRYRAHGFDEIETPVVEEYDRLHAGIGGDNEKLSFNILRRGLDAEAIRSGAEDPAVLSDLGLRYDLTVPLARFYATNHGRLPAVFRSIQIGPVWRAERPQKGRYRQFVQCDIDIIGDGTSRAEAELIVASLDTIDALGLAGGIVRVNDRRALEWMLDSFGFTDEERPGVLITIDKLDKIGPDGVAAELRERGATASAVDAFAAFLLRPQTMEHDPYGERQIRTALPEGAPDELVAHLVGLGEAVVAARPDAGEPPLQYDPFLVRGMGYYTGTIFELAHPSVSYSLGGGGRYDGMIGRFLGRQVPAVGFSIGFERIVDLVAAQQTDAAQAVVLVHDADVPVAELVAHKTTLLRDGGAVRVRLERRTKNLKALLERAAADGYTGFASVRAGDAPGATEVRPLS from the coding sequence ATGCGCGACTTCCTCCCCGCTGACAAGGCCCGTCGCGAGCGCGTGCTCGCCGTCATCCGCGACCGCTACCGCGCGCACGGCTTCGACGAGATCGAGACCCCGGTGGTCGAGGAGTACGACCGGCTGCATGCGGGGATCGGCGGCGACAACGAGAAGCTGTCGTTCAACATCCTGCGCCGCGGGCTGGACGCGGAGGCGATCCGCTCCGGCGCCGAGGACCCCGCCGTCCTCAGCGACCTCGGTCTGCGCTACGACCTGACCGTGCCGCTGGCCCGGTTCTACGCCACCAACCACGGCCGGCTGCCCGCGGTGTTCCGCTCCATCCAGATCGGTCCGGTCTGGCGCGCCGAGCGCCCGCAGAAGGGCCGCTACCGCCAGTTCGTGCAGTGCGACATCGACATCATCGGCGACGGCACCTCCCGCGCGGAGGCCGAGCTGATCGTCGCCTCCCTCGACACGATCGACGCCCTGGGACTTGCGGGTGGGATCGTGCGCGTCAACGACCGCCGTGCGCTGGAGTGGATGCTGGACTCCTTCGGCTTCACCGACGAGGAGCGCCCCGGAGTGCTCATCACGATCGACAAGCTCGACAAGATCGGCCCGGACGGCGTGGCCGCCGAGCTGCGCGAGCGCGGGGCCACCGCATCCGCCGTGGACGCCTTCGCCGCCTTCCTCCTGCGCCCGCAGACCATGGAGCACGATCCGTACGGCGAGCGGCAGATCCGCACGGCGCTGCCCGAGGGCGCGCCCGACGAGCTGGTCGCGCACCTGGTGGGTCTGGGCGAGGCCGTGGTCGCGGCACGTCCGGATGCCGGGGAGCCGCCGCTGCAGTACGACCCGTTCCTCGTGCGCGGCATGGGTTACTACACCGGCACGATCTTCGAGCTCGCGCACCCCTCGGTGAGCTATTCGCTCGGTGGCGGCGGGCGCTACGACGGCATGATCGGCCGATTCCTCGGCCGGCAGGTGCCGGCCGTCGGCTTCTCGATCGGCTTCGAGCGCATCGTCGACCTCGTGGCGGCTCAGCAGACGGATGCCGCGCAGGCGGTCGTGCTCGTGCACGACGCGGATGTGCCGGTGGCGGAGCTGGTCGCGCACAAGACGACGCTGCTGCGCGACGGCGGTGCGGTGCGTGTACGCCTGGAGCGCCGCACGAAGAACCTCAAGGCGCTGCTGGAGCGGGCGGCGGCCGACGGTTACACGGGCTTCGCGTCCGTGCGCGCGGGCGACGCTCCGGGAGCGACCGAGGTCCGGCCGCTGTCCTGA
- a CDS encoding MazG nucleotide pyrophosphohydrolase domain-containing protein encodes MTGSREDVDPLKVTDPLRAAAETMRQVRERCVWSQRITHRDLVPYLIEESHEVIDAVEAGDRAGLREELGDLLWQVLFHSAVAAQDPDDPFDIDDVARGLAEKMVRRHPHVFAGAVATTPEEVLVHWNAAKAAEKRERRSVLDGVPRGMPALARAQKVLGRAATIPTAPAPPPDTTTGAGPASEAELGDALLRLVARARERGWDAERALRERVRALEAEVRAAEAADRAAEAVGRPRGEA; translated from the coding sequence ATGACGGGTTCGCGGGAGGACGTCGATCCTCTGAAGGTGACCGACCCGCTGCGCGCGGCGGCCGAGACCATGCGGCAGGTGCGGGAGCGCTGCGTCTGGTCGCAGCGGATCACGCACCGGGACCTCGTCCCGTACCTCATCGAGGAATCGCACGAGGTCATCGACGCCGTCGAAGCGGGGGATCGCGCGGGACTGCGCGAAGAGCTCGGCGACCTGCTGTGGCAGGTGCTGTTCCATTCCGCCGTCGCCGCGCAGGATCCCGACGACCCGTTCGACATCGACGATGTGGCGCGCGGGCTCGCCGAGAAGATGGTGCGACGGCATCCGCATGTCTTCGCCGGGGCCGTCGCCACGACCCCGGAAGAGGTGCTCGTGCACTGGAACGCGGCCAAGGCCGCGGAGAAGAGGGAGCGGCGCAGCGTGCTCGACGGCGTGCCGCGCGGGATGCCCGCGCTGGCGCGCGCACAGAAGGTGCTCGGGCGGGCGGCGACGATCCCCACGGCACCCGCCCCGCCTCCCGACACCACCACCGGTGCGGGTCCGGCCTCCGAGGCGGAGCTCGGCGACGCCCTGCTGCGCCTGGTCGCACGGGCTCGCGAGCGGGGGTGGGATGCCGAGCGCGCTCTCCGCGAACGAGTGCGCGCGCTGGAGGCCGAGGTGCGCGCCGCAGAGGCGGCGGACCGCGCTGCTGAGGCGGTCGGCCGCCCTCGGGGAGAAGCCTGA
- a CDS encoding DUF1648 domain-containing protein: protein MTDDVRRSRNAFLVVGVILPLAIVVVSTAVIATWLPELPDPIATHWGTGGVDGFGPKWAAIALPLGLGAGMVALMALLGVFGHRLPQSGAKPQVQAWGPMSRLLGGIGLGSGLLASCAGLVTAGVQRGLADAADAPDIGGWMLLSLGLLVVGTVLGWFLQPRSPERRAGEGEGEAVEGIPLAATERAAWFGTAMMARGAVIALSAAVLLTVLLSFAVFAEEAAGGWIMLGVSALLIVLTVTMLVFRVRVNAAGLRVRSVLGWPSTRIPLEAITKVEVVDIAPMAEFGGWGWRFGPDGRRGVVLRAGEALQVTHERGRIFVVTVDGAQEAASVLESLRERAGR from the coding sequence ATGACGGATGACGTCCGCCGATCCCGCAACGCGTTCCTCGTCGTGGGGGTGATCCTCCCCCTGGCGATCGTCGTCGTCTCCACCGCCGTCATCGCGACCTGGCTCCCTGAGCTGCCCGACCCCATCGCCACGCACTGGGGGACCGGAGGCGTCGACGGCTTCGGTCCGAAGTGGGCGGCGATCGCGCTGCCCCTCGGTCTGGGAGCAGGCATGGTGGCGCTCATGGCGCTGCTCGGCGTCTTCGGGCACCGGCTTCCGCAGAGCGGCGCGAAGCCGCAGGTGCAGGCGTGGGGACCGATGTCCCGTCTGCTGGGCGGGATCGGGCTGGGCTCCGGTCTGCTCGCCTCCTGCGCGGGGCTCGTGACCGCGGGGGTGCAGCGCGGGCTCGCCGACGCGGCCGACGCCCCCGACATCGGCGGCTGGATGCTGCTGTCGCTGGGGCTGCTGGTCGTCGGCACCGTCCTGGGCTGGTTCCTGCAGCCGCGCTCGCCCGAGCGCCGCGCCGGCGAGGGCGAGGGCGAGGCGGTCGAGGGGATCCCGCTGGCCGCGACCGAACGGGCGGCCTGGTTCGGCACGGCGATGATGGCGCGCGGTGCTGTCATCGCGCTGTCCGCCGCAGTGCTGCTGACCGTGCTCCTCTCCTTCGCGGTCTTCGCCGAGGAGGCGGCCGGAGGCTGGATCATGCTGGGCGTCAGCGCCCTGCTGATCGTCCTCACCGTCACCATGCTCGTGTTCCGGGTGCGAGTGAACGCCGCGGGGCTGCGGGTCCGTTCGGTACTGGGCTGGCCGAGCACCCGCATCCCGCTCGAGGCGATCACGAAGGTCGAGGTCGTCGACATCGCCCCGATGGCGGAGTTCGGCGGCTGGGGCTGGCGCTTCGGCCCCGACGGCCGCCGCGGAGTCGTACTGCGCGCCGGTGAGGCGCTGCAGGTGACCCATGAGCGGGGCAGGATCTTCGTCGTCACCGTCGACGGCGCTCAGGAGGCCGCATCCGTGCTGGAGAGCCTGCGGGAGCGGGCCGGACGATGA